A portion of the Streptomyces sp. YPW6 genome contains these proteins:
- a CDS encoding class I SAM-dependent methyltransferase, translating to MSSSFTNIKQSHVFFEDAPGLKNYYENWAAGYDADLADQKWIAPRVAANFVHLLASAYGTPRTEIFDAGCGTGLVGSVLQTLGTYEIDGVDLSENMAAEARKTNAYRKVYGGVDLSVPERDERLSQYGIVVSSGVFTLGHVRPPALLTLIEYATPGGLILVSTRGSYATETGFEEFARSPEVTARATLRFTMPDAGYIAEEGADYWVFRKNTSTS from the coding sequence ATGAGCAGCTCCTTCACGAACATCAAGCAGTCGCACGTCTTCTTCGAGGACGCCCCCGGGCTGAAGAACTACTACGAGAACTGGGCGGCGGGCTACGACGCCGACCTCGCCGACCAGAAGTGGATCGCGCCGAGGGTCGCCGCGAATTTCGTGCACCTGCTCGCCTCCGCCTACGGAACACCCCGGACCGAGATATTCGACGCCGGCTGCGGCACCGGGCTCGTCGGCAGCGTCCTCCAGACGCTGGGCACGTACGAGATCGACGGCGTCGACCTCTCCGAGAACATGGCCGCCGAGGCGCGCAAGACCAACGCCTACCGCAAGGTCTACGGCGGCGTGGACCTCTCCGTGCCGGAGCGGGACGAGCGGCTGTCCCAGTACGGCATCGTGGTCAGCAGCGGGGTCTTCACCCTCGGCCACGTCCGGCCGCCCGCGCTGCTCACCCTGATCGAGTACGCCACGCCCGGCGGGCTGATCCTGGTCTCCACGCGAGGCTCCTACGCCACGGAGACCGGCTTCGAGGAGTTCGCACGGTCCCCGGAGGTCACCGCGCGGGCCACGCTCCGGTTCACCATGCCGGACGCCGGTTACATCGCCGAAGAGGGGGCCGACTACTGGGTGTTCCGCAAGAACACCTCCACGTCGTAA
- a CDS encoding lysozyme: protein MLAYRSPSRRLQRPRGALLAGALVSAVALLLTGTGTAAAAPPSPDEPVRPGHAWMGVGTRIEQGPASSAAAGITPMDTSGVQGIDVSHWQGAINWGSVKAAGIDFAYMKATEGTSYKDSRFNANYTGSYNAGLIRGAYHFARPNVSNGATQAGYFASNGGGWSKDGRTLPGVLDIEHNPYGAMCYGLSTTQMRTWINDFYNTYKARTTRDVVIYTTAGWWNTCTGGWTGMSAKSPLWVAHWGTASPAVPAGFPTWTIWQYTATGRVAGVSGDVDRNKFNGSFARLQALANNTP from the coding sequence GTGCTCGCGTACCGTTCTCCGTCCCGCCGACTCCAGAGACCCAGAGGCGCCCTGCTGGCCGGTGCGCTCGTCAGCGCCGTGGCGCTGCTCCTGACCGGAACCGGCACGGCCGCCGCCGCGCCGCCCTCACCCGACGAGCCCGTCCGGCCCGGACACGCGTGGATGGGAGTGGGCACCCGCATCGAGCAGGGCCCCGCGTCCTCGGCAGCCGCCGGGATCACGCCGATGGACACCAGCGGTGTCCAGGGCATCGACGTCTCCCACTGGCAGGGGGCGATCAACTGGGGTTCGGTGAAGGCCGCGGGCATCGACTTCGCCTACATGAAGGCCACCGAGGGCACGTCCTACAAGGACAGCCGGTTCAACGCCAACTACACCGGCTCCTACAACGCCGGCCTGATCCGGGGCGCGTACCACTTCGCCCGCCCGAACGTCTCCAACGGGGCCACGCAGGCGGGCTACTTCGCGAGCAACGGCGGAGGGTGGTCGAAGGACGGCAGGACCCTGCCCGGTGTGCTGGACATCGAGCACAACCCGTACGGCGCCATGTGCTACGGCCTCTCCACGACCCAGATGCGGACGTGGATCAACGACTTCTACAACACGTACAAGGCGCGTACCACCCGGGACGTCGTCATCTACACCACGGCCGGCTGGTGGAACACCTGTACCGGCGGCTGGACCGGCATGTCCGCCAAGTCCCCGCTCTGGGTGGCCCACTGGGGCACCGCCAGCCCGGCGGTCCCCGCCGGCTTCCCCACCTGGACGATCTGGCAGTACACGGCCACCGGCCGGGTCGCCGGAGTCTCCGGTGACGTGGACCGCAACAAGTTCAACGGCAGCTTCGCGCGGCTCCAGGCCCTCGCCAACAACACGCCGTAG
- a CDS encoding RNHCP domain-containing protein, giving the protein MTRRKPRRGSGRRPQRAKDVLHGPAGARGDAFRCVGCRLDVPLAAPGTAHRNHCPSCLVSLHVDGRVPGDRAAGCRGRMAPLSLSVRQDGEWMLIHHCLACGRLSANRIAGDDNALALVRLALRPLADAEIPVRAMLAL; this is encoded by the coding sequence ATGACGCGACGCAAGCCCCGTCGGGGATCAGGCCGGCGTCCGCAGCGGGCGAAGGACGTGCTGCACGGACCGGCCGGGGCGCGTGGTGACGCGTTCCGGTGCGTCGGCTGCCGGCTCGACGTCCCGCTCGCGGCACCGGGCACCGCGCACCGCAATCACTGCCCGTCCTGCCTGGTCAGCCTGCATGTGGACGGGCGGGTGCCGGGTGACCGGGCGGCGGGGTGCCGTGGACGGATGGCGCCCCTGAGCCTGTCGGTGCGGCAGGACGGGGAGTGGATGCTCATCCACCACTGCCTCGCGTGCGGGCGGCTCAGCGCCAACCGCATCGCGGGCGACGACAACGCGCTGGCGCTCGTCCGGCTGGCGCTGCGGCCGCTCGCGGACGCGGAGATCCCCGTGCGGGCGATGCTCGCACTGTGA
- a CDS encoding DMT family transporter, which translates to MGSTPKNVIAALTAALLWAFAFVAPAAVQPASELLLVTGRYSLFGLCGLYILWRGRKQLKLMPPRRVFFGLWIGFVGYFIFYVCVSYSATMDSGFITAVVVGSSPITIAVAGNFAEKRMPWRELIAPVVLIVLGLGLLSVSDLISGKDLEAANDSFFAILLAIGAMLTWSYFVVRNAQSQRTWETKPDPTLWAGLVAMGAGGASMVLLPFAIASTPPETFEPYPLFKIVAWCVFLGVIASWWGTLIWVKAAQGIPVPLVGPLLATETIFGAILSLPVENRLPTWSEVTGALFVLAGIAVYMLFDVKNSRLRVQGGGNTEGGGERKADASEVPAPT; encoded by the coding sequence ATGGGAAGCACGCCGAAGAACGTCATCGCCGCACTGACGGCAGCACTCCTGTGGGCTTTCGCCTTCGTGGCCCCGGCCGCTGTGCAGCCCGCGAGTGAACTGCTCCTGGTCACGGGACGCTACTCCCTTTTCGGGCTGTGCGGACTCTACATCCTGTGGCGGGGCCGTAAACAGCTGAAACTGATGCCCCCGCGGAGGGTCTTCTTCGGGCTGTGGATCGGTTTCGTCGGCTACTTCATCTTCTACGTCTGCGTCTCGTACTCGGCGACCATGGACAGCGGATTCATCACGGCCGTCGTCGTCGGGTCGTCGCCGATCACCATCGCCGTGGCCGGGAACTTCGCGGAGAAGCGCATGCCCTGGCGCGAGCTCATCGCTCCCGTGGTCCTGATCGTCCTGGGTCTGGGACTGCTCAGTGTCTCCGACCTCATCTCGGGAAAGGACCTCGAAGCCGCCAACGACTCGTTCTTCGCGATTCTGCTCGCCATCGGCGCCATGCTGACCTGGTCCTACTTCGTGGTCCGCAACGCCCAGTCGCAGCGCACCTGGGAGACCAAGCCCGATCCCACCCTCTGGGCCGGACTCGTGGCCATGGGGGCCGGCGGCGCCTCGATGGTGCTGCTGCCCTTCGCCATCGCCTCGACCCCTCCGGAGACGTTCGAACCGTATCCGCTGTTCAAGATCGTCGCGTGGTGTGTGTTCCTCGGGGTCATCGCCTCGTGGTGGGGGACCCTGATCTGGGTGAAGGCCGCACAGGGGATTCCCGTCCCCCTCGTCGGCCCGCTGCTCGCCACGGAGACCATCTTCGGAGCCATCCTCAGCCTTCCCGTGGAAAACCGCCTGCCCACCTGGTCGGAAGTGACCGGAGCCCTGTTCGTCCTCGCGGGCATCGCCGTCTACATGCTCTTCGACGTGAAGAACTCCCGGCTCCGCGTCCAGGGCGGCGGGAACACGGAAGGCGGCGGCGAAAGAAAGGCGGACGCTTCAGAAGTACCTGCCCCTACCTGA
- a CDS encoding RNHCP domain-containing protein, producing MSSLDTFTCVRCGLTVAAYAPDGSRRNHCPSCLHSQHLVDHVEGGRSDCEGRMTPISIAVLRTGDWMVVHRCTRCDELTSNPVCGDDNQLILMRMAVRPLAQPPFPLEAFGDL from the coding sequence ATGTCCTCCCTGGACACCTTCACCTGCGTCCGCTGCGGACTGACCGTCGCCGCGTACGCGCCCGACGGCAGCCGGCGCAACCACTGCCCCAGCTGCCTGCACTCGCAGCACCTCGTCGACCACGTCGAGGGCGGCCGCTCCGACTGCGAGGGCCGGATGACCCCGATCTCCATCGCGGTGCTGCGCACCGGCGACTGGATGGTCGTCCACCGCTGCACCCGGTGCGACGAGCTGACCTCGAACCCCGTCTGCGGGGACGACAACCAGCTGATCCTGATGCGGATGGCCGTACGTCCACTGGCCCAGCCGCCGTTCCCGCTCGAAGCCTTCGGTGACCTGTGA
- a CDS encoding dihydrodipicolinate synthase family protein: MTTTTIHLPQGPYTPRATPLDLPPGAGAPSSRTVFSAAHVVADPYADIGPDDPAAVDWESTLAFRRHLWAHGLGVAEAMDTAQRGMGLDWPGAAELIRRSAAEAKAVGGRIACGVGTDQLPDGPAPTLAEVAAAYEEQLALAEEHGVQPILMASRALARAARGPEDYLATYAHLLRQASEPVILHWLGPMFDPALEGYWGDSGLDGATDTFLKVVAEHPDKVDGIKISLLDAAREIDVRRRLPGGVRCYTGDDFNYPELIAGDERGFSHALLGIFDPLGPLAAHAVRVLDTGDADGFRALLDPTVELSRHLFRRPTRFYKTGVVFLAWLAGHQDHFTMVGGLQSARSLPHLARAYELADGLGLFPDPGLAAHRMRALLAVHGGAR; encoded by the coding sequence ATGACGACCACCACGATCCACCTCCCGCAGGGGCCCTACACCCCCCGCGCGACTCCCCTCGATCTGCCGCCCGGCGCCGGGGCCCCCTCCTCCCGTACGGTCTTCTCGGCGGCGCACGTGGTCGCGGACCCGTACGCGGACATCGGCCCGGACGACCCGGCGGCCGTCGACTGGGAGTCCACGCTCGCCTTCCGTCGCCACCTCTGGGCGCACGGCCTCGGCGTCGCGGAGGCCATGGACACCGCCCAGCGCGGGATGGGCCTGGACTGGCCGGGCGCGGCCGAACTGATCCGCCGCTCGGCCGCCGAGGCGAAAGCGGTGGGCGGCCGGATCGCCTGCGGCGTCGGCACCGACCAGCTGCCCGACGGTCCCGCACCCACCCTGGCCGAGGTCGCGGCAGCGTACGAGGAGCAGCTCGCGCTCGCCGAGGAGCACGGCGTGCAGCCGATCCTCATGGCCTCGCGCGCCCTGGCCCGCGCCGCCCGGGGGCCCGAGGACTACCTCGCCACGTACGCCCATCTCCTGCGCCAGGCGTCGGAACCGGTGATCCTGCACTGGCTGGGCCCGATGTTCGACCCGGCTCTGGAGGGCTACTGGGGCGACAGCGGCCTCGACGGGGCCACGGACACCTTCCTCAAGGTCGTCGCCGAACACCCGGACAAGGTCGACGGCATCAAGATCTCCCTCCTGGACGCGGCCCGCGAGATCGACGTCCGTCGCCGCCTCCCGGGCGGGGTGCGCTGCTACACGGGCGACGACTTCAACTATCCGGAGCTGATCGCGGGGGACGAACGCGGCTTCAGTCATGCTCTGTTGGGCATCTTCGATCCGCTGGGACCGCTGGCGGCGCACGCGGTGCGGGTGCTGGACACGGGGGATGCGGACGGCTTCCGGGCCCTTCTCGATCCCACGGTCGAGCTGTCCCGCCATCTCTTCCGGCGGCCCACCCGCTTCTACAAGACGGGTGTGGTGTTCCTGGCCTGGCTGGCCGGCCACCAGGACCACTTCACGATGGTGGGCGGACTCCAGTCGGCCCGTTCGCTGCCGCATCTGGCGCGAGCCTACGAACTGGCCGACGGTCTCGGTCTGTTCCCCGATCCCGGCCTGGCCGCCCACCGCATGCGCGCGCTGCTCGCGGTCCACGGAGGCGCACGATGA
- a CDS encoding peptidoglycan recognition family protein, translating to MNLPQPSRRRILLAGAGGLAAAALPGAAHALGADAVEPDIDGTAQWRARPPRTPVSLVGKRPTKIIVHHTVSANTSDVSRAQAHRHAHWVQDLHMDENGWTDTGYHFLVSRGGWITEGRHRSLSTLRGGGDFVLGAHTSGQNDQAIGIANEGAYHDGAQPPRAQWEVLVTLCAYVCEQYGIAPSRLYGHKDFGDTLCPGVLHDRLPQLRSEVAASMG from the coding sequence GTGAACCTTCCGCAGCCGTCCCGCCGCCGCATCCTGCTCGCCGGTGCCGGCGGCCTGGCCGCAGCCGCCTTACCGGGCGCGGCCCACGCCCTCGGCGCCGACGCCGTCGAACCCGACATCGACGGTACGGCGCAGTGGCGGGCCCGCCCGCCGCGGACCCCGGTGAGCCTGGTCGGGAAACGGCCGACGAAGATCATCGTGCACCACACGGTCAGCGCGAACACCTCCGACGTCTCCCGCGCCCAGGCCCACCGTCACGCCCACTGGGTCCAGGACCTCCACATGGACGAGAACGGGTGGACCGACACGGGCTACCACTTCCTCGTCAGCCGGGGCGGCTGGATCACCGAGGGCCGCCACCGCAGCCTCAGCACCCTGCGCGGCGGCGGCGACTTCGTCCTCGGCGCCCACACGTCCGGCCAGAACGACCAGGCCATCGGCATCGCCAACGAGGGCGCGTACCACGACGGCGCGCAGCCGCCCCGGGCCCAGTGGGAGGTCCTGGTGACCCTCTGCGCGTACGTCTGCGAGCAGTACGGCATCGCGCCCAGCCGCCTCTACGGGCACAAGGACTTCGGTGACACCCTCTGTCCGGGCGTCCTGCACGACAGGCTGCCGCAGCTCCGGAGCGAGGTCGCGGCGAGCATGGGGTGA
- a CDS encoding carbohydrate kinase family protein, protein MRIAVTGSIATDHLLTFPGRFAEQLLKEQLERVSLSFLADALEVRRGGVGANICFGLGLLGLEPALVGAAGADFAEYDAWLRSHGVDTSAVRVSESLHTARFVCTTDEDQNQIATFYAGAMAEARRIDLAALRNRPDLVLVGADDPEAMLRHTAAAHRLGIPVAADPSQQLARLDRDQARQLVDGARWLFTNAYEQALLVERTGWSRADLLRRVGTWITTLGADGVALAGEGAPALRVPAVPAERIADPTGAGDAFRSGFLAGTAWGWPQEQAARLGCALATTVLEAIGTQEYELTPAELTARMERAYGPDAARIAEPRLAGLA, encoded by the coding sequence ATGCGTATCGCCGTCACCGGGTCCATCGCGACCGACCATCTGCTGACCTTTCCCGGCCGCTTCGCCGAACAGCTGCTCAAGGAACAGCTGGAGCGGGTGTCCCTGTCGTTCCTCGCCGACGCCCTTGAGGTGCGCAGGGGTGGCGTCGGCGCCAACATCTGCTTCGGCCTGGGCCTGCTGGGACTGGAGCCGGCTCTCGTGGGCGCCGCGGGGGCGGACTTCGCGGAGTACGACGCCTGGCTGCGGTCGCACGGCGTGGACACCTCCGCCGTCCGGGTCAGCGAGTCCCTGCACACCGCGCGGTTCGTCTGCACCACCGACGAGGACCAGAACCAGATCGCCACGTTCTACGCGGGGGCCATGGCCGAAGCCCGCCGGATCGATCTGGCCGCTCTCCGGAACCGGCCCGACCTGGTGCTCGTCGGCGCCGACGACCCCGAGGCCATGCTCCGGCACACCGCCGCCGCGCACCGCCTGGGCATCCCGGTGGCGGCCGATCCCTCCCAGCAGCTGGCCCGCCTCGACCGCGACCAGGCCCGTCAACTGGTCGACGGGGCCCGGTGGCTGTTCACCAACGCATACGAGCAGGCCCTGCTCGTCGAACGCACCGGGTGGTCCAGGGCCGACCTCCTTCGCCGGGTCGGCACCTGGATCACGACCTTGGGCGCGGACGGGGTCGCCCTGGCCGGTGAAGGCGCACCCGCCCTCCGGGTCCCGGCCGTGCCCGCGGAGCGGATCGCCGATCCCACGGGGGCGGGAGACGCCTTCCGCTCCGGCTTCCTCGCCGGTACGGCCTGGGGGTGGCCGCAGGAACAGGCGGCGCGCCTGGGCTGCGCGCTGGCCACCACGGTGCTCGAAGCGATCGGCACCCAGGAGTACGAGCTGACCCCGGCCGAGCTGACAGCGCGTATGGAGCGCGCCTACGGCCCCGATGCGGCGCGCATCGCGGAACCACGGCTCGCCGGACTCGCCTGA
- the metK gene encoding methionine adenosyltransferase, whose translation MSRTLFTSESVTEGHPDKIADQISDTILDALLSRDPAARVAVETLITTGQVHVAGEVSTTAYVDIAHLVRQKILDIGYDSSAKGFDGASCGVSVSIGAQSPDIAQGVDTAYERRVGGQGDALGDQGAGDQGLMFGYATVETPSLMPLPIELAHRLSRRLTEVRKNGTVSYLRPDGKTQVTVEYVGSRPVRLDTVVVSSQHAGDVDLDGLLAPDIREHVVEHVLTGLAQDGIKLETDEYRLLINPTGRFETGGPMGDAGLTGRKIIIDTYGGMARHGGGAFSGKDPSKVDRSAAYATRWVAKNVVAAGLAARCEVQVAYAIGKAEPVGLLVETFGTNTVAVSRIESAVRQVFDLRPAAIIRDLDLLRPIYARTAAYGHFGRELEEFTWERTDRADALRAAVAAG comes from the coding sequence ATGTCCCGCACCCTCTTCACCTCGGAGTCCGTGACCGAGGGGCACCCTGACAAGATCGCCGACCAGATAAGCGACACCATCCTCGACGCACTGCTCAGCCGCGACCCCGCCGCCCGTGTCGCGGTGGAGACGCTGATCACCACCGGCCAGGTCCATGTCGCGGGCGAGGTGTCGACCACCGCCTACGTCGACATCGCGCACCTGGTGCGGCAGAAGATCCTCGACATCGGGTACGACTCGTCCGCCAAGGGCTTCGACGGGGCGTCCTGCGGTGTGTCGGTGTCGATCGGCGCCCAGTCGCCGGACATCGCGCAGGGCGTCGACACCGCGTACGAGAGGAGGGTGGGGGGCCAGGGGGACGCACTCGGTGATCAGGGCGCGGGCGACCAGGGCCTGATGTTCGGATACGCGACCGTCGAGACGCCCAGCCTCATGCCGCTCCCGATCGAACTGGCCCACCGCCTCTCCCGGAGGCTGACGGAGGTCCGCAAGAACGGCACCGTCTCCTACCTGAGACCGGACGGGAAGACCCAGGTCACCGTCGAGTACGTCGGGAGCCGCCCGGTCCGGCTCGACACCGTGGTGGTCTCCTCGCAGCACGCGGGCGACGTCGACCTGGACGGCCTGCTCGCCCCCGACATCCGCGAGCACGTCGTCGAGCACGTCCTGACCGGGCTGGCGCAGGACGGCATCAAGCTGGAGACGGACGAGTACCGTCTCCTGATCAACCCGACCGGCCGTTTCGAGACAGGGGGGCCGATGGGGGACGCGGGCCTCACCGGACGCAAGATCATCATCGATACGTACGGGGGCATGGCCCGTCACGGCGGCGGCGCGTTCTCCGGCAAGGACCCCTCCAAGGTGGACCGTTCAGCGGCCTACGCGACGCGCTGGGTCGCCAAGAACGTCGTCGCCGCAGGTCTCGCCGCGCGCTGCGAGGTCCAGGTCGCCTACGCCATCGGCAAGGCCGAGCCGGTGGGGCTGCTGGTCGAGACCTTCGGCACGAACACGGTCGCCGTGTCCAGGATCGAGTCGGCCGTCCGGCAGGTCTTCGACCTCCGTCCGGCCGCGATCATCCGGGATCTCGACCTGCTGCGGCCCATCTACGCCCGGACCGCCGCCTACGGCCACTTCGGCCGTGAGCTGGAGGAGTTCACCTGGGAACGCACCGACCGCGCCGACGCCCTGCGGGCCGCGGTCGCGGCGGGCTGA
- a CDS encoding sugar phosphate isomerase/epimerase, which produces MTDDGLARLSINQETVKQWSLPELAAGCVAAGVGQVGLWRAPVRAYGVERTARLLAGAGLTVTSLCRGGFFTALDPAERARALDDNRAAIDEAAALSTDTLVLVSGGLPPGSRDLHGARERVAEALAVLAPYAAERGVRLAIEPLHPMYAADRCVVSTLAQALDLAERFPAGQVGVVVDTYHLWWDDAAPAQIARAGRAGRIHSFQLADWITPLPAGVLLGRGQLGDGSVDFRAFRREVESAGFEGPIEVEIFNEALWARDGAEALAEVVERYLRHAC; this is translated from the coding sequence ATGACCGACGACGGCCTGGCACGTCTGAGCATCAACCAGGAGACCGTCAAGCAGTGGTCGCTGCCGGAGCTGGCGGCGGGCTGCGTCGCGGCGGGCGTCGGCCAGGTCGGTCTGTGGCGGGCCCCGGTGCGGGCGTACGGCGTCGAGCGCACGGCACGGCTCCTCGCCGGCGCCGGGCTCACCGTCACCAGCCTCTGCCGGGGCGGCTTCTTCACCGCCCTCGACCCCGCGGAGCGCGCCCGCGCCCTGGACGACAACCGGGCGGCGATCGACGAGGCGGCCGCCCTGTCCACCGACACCCTGGTCCTGGTCTCCGGCGGCCTCCCGCCCGGCAGCCGCGATCTGCACGGCGCCCGTGAGCGGGTGGCCGAGGCGCTGGCGGTCCTCGCCCCCTACGCCGCCGAACGCGGCGTGCGCCTGGCGATCGAGCCGCTCCACCCGATGTACGCGGCCGACCGCTGCGTGGTCTCCACCCTCGCCCAGGCCCTGGACCTCGCGGAACGCTTCCCGGCCGGACAGGTCGGCGTGGTCGTGGACACCTACCACCTCTGGTGGGACGACGCGGCGCCCGCGCAGATCGCCCGCGCGGGCCGGGCCGGCCGCATCCACTCCTTCCAGCTGGCTGACTGGATCACCCCGCTCCCGGCGGGCGTCCTGCTGGGCCGGGGGCAACTGGGCGACGGAAGTGTGGACTTCCGGGCGTTCCGCCGCGAGGTGGAGTCCGCCGGCTTCGAGGGGCCGATCGAGGTGGAGATCTTCAACGAGGCGCTGTGGGCCCGCGACGGGGCAGAAGCCCTGGCGGAAGTGGTGGAACGCTATCTGCGACATGCCTGCTGA